A region of Triplophysa dalaica isolate WHDGS20190420 chromosome 20, ASM1584641v1, whole genome shotgun sequence DNA encodes the following proteins:
- the osbpl2a gene encoding oxysterol-binding protein-related protein 2, whose product MNSEEEFYDAETGLESDDSCEVSYKDASKQTANGKVPSENGVWERRTTLPAPMFSRNDFSIWGFLKKCIGMELSKITMPIVFNEPLSFLQRITEYMEHTYLIHKACTLSDSFERMQFVAAFAVSAVASQWDRTGKPFNPLLGETYELMREEEGYRMISEQVSHHPPISAFYAESLNQDFSFHGSIYPKLKFWGKSVEAEPKGTMTLELSKHKEAYTWTNPMCCVHNVILGKLWIEQYGTMEIVNHSTGDKCVLNFKPCGMFGKELHRVEGHIQDKSKKKRVVVYGKWTECVYSIETKVYEANKKAEKKSGGDSKKHKQEPSPGGDDADEMPDVQETVTMIPGSTLLWRVAPRPANSTQMYNFTNFTMALNELEPSMAGVIAPTDSRLRPDIRAMETGDIDTASQEKERLEEKQRAARRERAKDEAEWSTRWFQQGSNPYTGAADWIYKGGYFDRRYSDLPDIF is encoded by the exons ATGAACAGCGAGGAAGAGTTCTATGATGCTGAGACAG GTTTGGAATCTGACGACTCGTGTGAGGTCAGCTATAAAGATGCCAGCAAGCAGACTGCGAATGGCAAAGTGCCATCTGAGAACGGTGTTTGGGAGAGACG GACAACTCTCCCAGCACCCATGTTCTCCAGAAATGACTTCAGCATATGGGGCTTCCTGAAGAAATGCATCGGAATG GAGCTGTCGAAGATAACAATGCCTATTGTTTTCAACGAACCGCTGAGCTTCTTGCAAAGAATTACTGAGTACATGGAACATACATACCTCATCCATAAAGCTTGTACACTTTCAGACTCCTTCGAGCGCATGCAG TTTGTTGCCGCGTTCGCCGTTTCTGCTGTTGCATCACAATGGGACAGAACTGGAAAACCTTTTAACCCTTTGTTAGGAGAGACGTACGAGCTCATGAG GGAGGAGGAGGGTTACCGCATGATCTCGGAACAGGTCAGCCACCATCCACCAATCAGTGCCTTCTACGCTGAGTCACTGAATCAGGACTTTTCGTTTCATGGCTCTATCTACCCTAAACTGAAGTTCTGGGGGAAGAGTGTGGAGGCGGAGCCTAAGGGCACCATGACGCTCGAGCTGTCAAA GCACAAAGAAGCATACACATGGACGAACCCTAtgtgctgtgtgcataatgttATCCTGGGAAAACTCTGGATTGAGCAGTATGGAACAATGGAAATAGTTAACCACAG CACGGGGGATAAGTGTGTGCTGAATTTTAAGCCTTGCGGCATGTTTGGCAAAGAGCTGCACAGAGTAGAGGGACATATCCAGGACAAGAG taaAAAGAAGCGTGTGGTTGTCTATGGGAAGTGGACTGAGTGCGTGTACAGCATTGAGACAAAAGTCTACGAGGCCAATAAGAAAGCGGAGAAGAAAAGCGGAGGAGATTCCAAGAAACACAAGCAG GAGCCGAGTCCAGGTGGTGATGATGCGGATGAGATGCCAGATGTGCAGGAGACGGTCACTATGATCCCAGGCAGCACGTTACTGTGGAGAGTGGCCCCTCGACCGGCAAACTCCACACAG ATGTATAATTTTACCAATTTTACTATGGCGCTCAATGAGCTGGAGCCCAGCATGGCTGGAGTCATCGCACCAACAGACAGTCGTCTGCGGCCAGACATCAGAGCAATGGAGACTGGTGATATAG ACACTGCAAGTCAAGAGAAGGAGAGACTGGAGGAGAAGCAGAGAGCTGCGAGAAGAGAACGTGCTAAAGATGAGGCAGAATGGTCCACAAG ATGGTTCCAGCAAGGCAGTAACCCTTACACTGGAGCCGCAGACTGGATCTACAAAGGTGGATACTTCGACAGGAGGTACTCTGATCTTCCAGACATCTTCTGA
- the cables2a gene encoding CDK5 and ABL1 enzyme substrate 2 isoform X2 — MKSQWAWPKTQPVWWRCLLLDPHSRMAAAACGARGCPKANTAKPLKEHMRKSRDSRRRQAALLFLNNISLDGRPVYNLNNGVVRPREAENRCVDVAESAPTGPTRSTTITNGTYTQVSVSVIDESATPLPRTNTHPAPLSPPTCNQGSSDVFTEDVRADPSSVQGPPLSPTSGPPNTFSGAGKSPIPFQGSTSVPDPRQRTRNLSGSPGPKVSKKVHFIKNMRQYDTRGSSDSKLEGQKQRHSSGGVVDMVPGLEGVEVDFGTTVSYARFLLPTNALVRQKSSGLPETISGQTPMSRNRINAQKNFTPSRISSMGQDTGADELSDYDPNLLSDPQWPCGKHKRVLIFASYVTTVIEYVKPSDLKKDMNETFKDKFPHIKLTLSKIRSLKREMRTVSEECGLQPVTIAMAYVYFEKLVLQGRLNKHNRKLVSSACVLLAAKISSDLKKHEVKQLMDRLEERFRINRKELISLEFTVLVALEMALYLPDSKVMPHYRRLVQQV, encoded by the exons ATGAAATCTCAGTGGGCGTGGCCAAAGACTCAACCGGTCTGGTGGCGCTGTCTGCTTTTAGATCCTCACAGTAGAATGGCGGCCGCAGCCTGCGGTGCTCGCGGTTGTCCTAAAGCTAATACAGCCAAACCACTCAAAGAGCACATGCGAAAAAGCCGGGACTCCCGTCGTAGACAAGCGGCCCTGTTGTTTCTGAACAACATATCTTTAGACGGACGACCGGTTTACAATCTAAACAACGGCGTTGTTCGCCCCAGAGAAGCCGAGAACCGGTGCGTGGATGTCGCAGAGTCGGCGCCGACGGGTCCCACTCGGTCGACAACCATCACCAATGGAACATACACTCAAGTGTCAGTCTCCGTTATCGACGAATCTGCGACCCCCTTACCGAGGACTAACACCCACCCTGCTCCTCTGAGCCCCCCGACATGTAATCAAGGGAGTAGCGACGTTTTTACGGAGGATGTGCGCGCAGATCCTTCGTCGGTTCAGGGACCCCCCCTTTCCCCAACTTCTGGACCGCCGAATACATTTTCTGGAGCCGGCAAATCACCCATCCCGTTCCAGGGATCTACCTCCGTACCTGACCCACGACAAAG GACACGTAACCTCTCTGGGTCTCCGGGGCCTAAGGTTTCCAAGAAGGTGCACTTCATCAAGAATATGAGACAGTATGATACTCGAGGAAGCAG TGACTCAAAACTAGAAGGCCAGAAACAGAGACACTCTTCCGGCGGGGTAGTTGATATGGTCCCAGGACTCGAGGGGGTGGAGGTGGACTTTGGAACG ACTGTGTCATACGCACGCTTCCTTCTCCCAACTAATGCCCTGGTCCGGCAGAAAAGCAGTGGGCTGCCTGAAACCATTTCGGGTCAGACCCCTATGTCACGCAACCGCATCAACGCCCAGAAGAACTTCACACCCTCCCGAATCAGCAGTATGGGCCAAGATACTG GTGCGGACGAGCTATCAGACTATGACCCCAATTTACTCAGCGACCCCCAGTGGCCTTGCGGGAAGCACAAGCGAGTCTTAATTTTTGCGTCCTATGTG ACAACAGTTATCGAGTATGTAAAACCATCCGACTTGAAGAAAGACATGAACGAGACATTCAAGGACAAGTTTCCTCACATTAAACTGACTCTCAGCAAGATCAGAAG TTTGAAAAGGGAGATGCGAACGGTGAGTGAAGAGTGTGGGCTACAGCCGGTTACCATAGCGATGGCCTATGTTTACTTCGAGAAGCTGGTTCTGCAGGGGCGACTGAATAAACACAACCGAAAGCTGGTGTCTAGCGCCTGCGTTTTACTGGCGGCCAAGATTAGCAGTGACCTCAAGAAACACGAAGTCAAGCAATTGATGGAT AGGTTGGAGGAGCGTTTTCGGATAAATCGCAAAGAGCTGATTTCTCTAGAGTTCACTGTACTGGTTGCCCTGGAGATGGCACTCTACCTTCCAGACAGCAAGGTCATGCCCCACTATCGCAGACTGGTACAGCAGGTCTAA
- the cables2a gene encoding CDK5 and ABL1 enzyme substrate 2 isoform X1 yields the protein MKSQWAWPKTQPVWWRCLLLDPHSRMAAAACGARGCPKANTAKPLKEHMRKSRDSRRRQAALLFLNNISLDGRPVYNLNNGVVRPREAENRCVDVAESAPTGPTRSTTITNGTYTQVSVSVIDESATPLPRTNTHPAPLSPPTCNQGSSDVFTEDVRADPSSVQGPPLSPTSGPPNTFSGAGKSPIPFQGSTSVPDPRQRTRNLSGSPGPKVSKKVHFIKNMRQYDTRGSRVVLICAKRTLCAAFSVLPYGDSYHISDSKLEGQKQRHSSGGVVDMVPGLEGVEVDFGTTVSYARFLLPTNALVRQKSSGLPETISGQTPMSRNRINAQKNFTPSRISSMGQDTGADELSDYDPNLLSDPQWPCGKHKRVLIFASYVTTVIEYVKPSDLKKDMNETFKDKFPHIKLTLSKIRSLKREMRTVSEECGLQPVTIAMAYVYFEKLVLQGRLNKHNRKLVSSACVLLAAKISSDLKKHEVKQLMDRLEERFRINRKELISLEFTVLVALEMALYLPDSKVMPHYRRLVQQV from the exons ATGAAATCTCAGTGGGCGTGGCCAAAGACTCAACCGGTCTGGTGGCGCTGTCTGCTTTTAGATCCTCACAGTAGAATGGCGGCCGCAGCCTGCGGTGCTCGCGGTTGTCCTAAAGCTAATACAGCCAAACCACTCAAAGAGCACATGCGAAAAAGCCGGGACTCCCGTCGTAGACAAGCGGCCCTGTTGTTTCTGAACAACATATCTTTAGACGGACGACCGGTTTACAATCTAAACAACGGCGTTGTTCGCCCCAGAGAAGCCGAGAACCGGTGCGTGGATGTCGCAGAGTCGGCGCCGACGGGTCCCACTCGGTCGACAACCATCACCAATGGAACATACACTCAAGTGTCAGTCTCCGTTATCGACGAATCTGCGACCCCCTTACCGAGGACTAACACCCACCCTGCTCCTCTGAGCCCCCCGACATGTAATCAAGGGAGTAGCGACGTTTTTACGGAGGATGTGCGCGCAGATCCTTCGTCGGTTCAGGGACCCCCCCTTTCCCCAACTTCTGGACCGCCGAATACATTTTCTGGAGCCGGCAAATCACCCATCCCGTTCCAGGGATCTACCTCCGTACCTGACCCACGACAAAG GACACGTAACCTCTCTGGGTCTCCGGGGCCTAAGGTTTCCAAGAAGGTGCACTTCATCAAGAATATGAGACAGTATGATACTCGAGGAAGCAG GGTTGTGCTGATCTGTGCCAAGAGAACCCTATGTGCTGCTTTCTCTGTATTGCCTTATGGAGATAGTTATCACATCAG TGACTCAAAACTAGAAGGCCAGAAACAGAGACACTCTTCCGGCGGGGTAGTTGATATGGTCCCAGGACTCGAGGGGGTGGAGGTGGACTTTGGAACG ACTGTGTCATACGCACGCTTCCTTCTCCCAACTAATGCCCTGGTCCGGCAGAAAAGCAGTGGGCTGCCTGAAACCATTTCGGGTCAGACCCCTATGTCACGCAACCGCATCAACGCCCAGAAGAACTTCACACCCTCCCGAATCAGCAGTATGGGCCAAGATACTG GTGCGGACGAGCTATCAGACTATGACCCCAATTTACTCAGCGACCCCCAGTGGCCTTGCGGGAAGCACAAGCGAGTCTTAATTTTTGCGTCCTATGTG ACAACAGTTATCGAGTATGTAAAACCATCCGACTTGAAGAAAGACATGAACGAGACATTCAAGGACAAGTTTCCTCACATTAAACTGACTCTCAGCAAGATCAGAAG TTTGAAAAGGGAGATGCGAACGGTGAGTGAAGAGTGTGGGCTACAGCCGGTTACCATAGCGATGGCCTATGTTTACTTCGAGAAGCTGGTTCTGCAGGGGCGACTGAATAAACACAACCGAAAGCTGGTGTCTAGCGCCTGCGTTTTACTGGCGGCCAAGATTAGCAGTGACCTCAAGAAACACGAAGTCAAGCAATTGATGGAT AGGTTGGAGGAGCGTTTTCGGATAAATCGCAAAGAGCTGATTTCTCTAGAGTTCACTGTACTGGTTGCCCTGGAGATGGCACTCTACCTTCCAGACAGCAAGGTCATGCCCCACTATCGCAGACTGGTACAGCAGGTCTAA